The following DNA comes from Alkalicoccobacillus plakortidis.
CGTGCTAACAAAAGGAACTGCGCCTGGGCGGAATATTGAGGTGTTGCTTGGGTATTTGTGATGAGAGGCGTTACGAAGGCTGACATGGCTCTTGCTAAAGTGGTTGAAATGCTTGGTGATAGAACGTTCTTTTCAATTGATATTTATATTTAATCTTCTCATTAGAGGGATTGTATAGGCTAAGACTTTCGTCTATATTTGCTAATATTTTAACACATCCTGTAACTTTGGGAGAGAGTCCGTTTTAAACGGTTTTCCCTTCCATAAATCCCGCTAAATTCTCTAATGTTGATCTTAATCCCACGTCATGATCCTCTTTCCTAACTCCTTCAGGTACGTTTTCACATATGATTTTAACTTTTGTTCCTTCCAAGAAGGGTTCAAATAACCAGGTCTGAATCATTTTCCCCGCAAACGTTGGGTCTTCAGAATCAAAGATTATAGCTTGAACAATTTTCTTATTGGGGATAAGCGTTAAGAATTCTGCATGAACTACGTCCGTGTTATCTGATGTTTTGCTTGTGGTTGTTCCATCAAGATCATGATACGTAAGAGTCATCCTGTATATCCCTCCTTCTTTTGCATCAAACGTATCTATTGAACCCGTCATACCTTCAGGTGGGAGCCAGATGATCAACCTCTCTGGATTTATAAATGCTGAGTAAACCTCTTCTGGTAATGCATGAATAATACGTGATGCCGTATCTACTCGATTAGATGGATTTGACATGATTTAATTCCCTCCCTTTAATTCAACACTTCTCTCTCATGTTGGCGATGTCCTGCTTTTCATTAAAGATAAATATGAAAGGTGCGGATATCCCTCTTCACCTAAATTGACAATAAAAACACCGAAACGTAGCAAATCTTCTGTACACCTAAACGCTTTTAGGAGCGGAAGGGCTTCTTGCTATCAGTGAATGGAGCTTGGTACAGACCTTTTCTTCTTGCTATCACCACTCCTCTCTTGGTCCGGAATCCTTTCTTCTTCCTATCACCGCACCTCTCTTGGTCCGGGCCTCTTTATTCTTACTATCTCCACTCCTCTCTTGATCCGAGTCTCTTTCTTCTTCCTATCACCACACCTCTCTTGGTCCGGGTCTCTTTCTTCTTCCTATCTCCACTCCTCTCTTGGTCCGGGCCTCTTTATTCTTGCTTCCACCGCACCTCTCTTGGTCCCCGCCTCTTTCTTCTTCCTATCACCGCACCTCTCAGTAGAGTCCATATAATTGTGTAAAAGTAAAAATAAAAAAAGGCCAATGGCCCATCCCTCGTGATACACTATTTTCGCCAAGAAAATCATCAACAGGAGGAATGGGACATGACCCAATTTAATTTTAACGTAGATATGGATGTAATTAAAGAGGAATTAATAGGCTCAAATTTAAATGCGACGATTAAATCTTCGATTATTCTGATTCTCAATCAAATGATGGAACAGGAGCGCGATGAGTATCTGAAATCCAGCTCTTATGAACGCACTGAAGATCGGGTTGATTATCGTAATGGGTACTATAAGAGAGATTATATGCTTTCAATTGGGAAGATCACTCTTAAGGTGCCTCGTTCGCGTAATGGAAAGTTCTCTCCGTCTCTTTTTGAGCGCTATCAACGAACAGATCAAGCACTTATAGCAACGATGGTTGAAATGGTTGTCCAAGGGGTTTCAACACGCAAAGTGACTCAAGCGGTCGTGAAACTGTGCGGAGAAAATGTGTCTAAATCCTTTGTATCAAGTCTAACAGAAAGGTTAGATCCTTTCGTCAAAGAGTGGTCGAGTCGATCTTTAGTTGGAAAAGAATATCCTTATATCTATACTGATGCGCTTTATATTAAGGTACGCGAGTACCAAAAAGTCGTGTCCAAAGCAGTCTACATCGCTGTGGGCGTGAATGAAGATCACAAAAGAGAAATCATTGGTTTTCATATTACACATGATGAAACGAAAGCTGGATGGGAATCTTTCTTCGAAAGTCTTCAATCGCGTGGGCTTTTGTCTCCAAAACTCGTGATATCAGATGCCCACAAAGGCTTAAAAGCAGCGATCCACGAAGCATTTACAGGCTCAAGTTGGCAGCGGTGCACCGTTCATTTTAAACGAAATATTTTTAGTGCCCTTCCAAAAAAAGAAACGGAAACGTTTCGCTCATTGGTTAAAGATATCTTTACTCGCCAAACTCAAAAAGAAGCACGAGCCCTTTATCAAGAAATCGCATCCAATTACGAAGGACAGAAGAAGTATGAGAACGCGTTAAATAAACTTGAAGAAGGACTTGAAGATGCCATTCAATATATGAGTGAGCAGAAATCATATCATCCGTTACTGCGGAGCACAAACAACCTAGAGCGGTTGAATTCAGAGGTTCGCCGTAGAGAAGGAGTCATACGTATTTTCCCTAATCAACAATCTGCGTTCCGTTTGATTGGAGCGGTTCTGAAGGATTACGACGAATTGAAGTTGTGTAAGAGAAAGTATTTGCCTGAAACGTAAAATGAAATAGAGGAGCCGACGGCTCCTCTACCCTAAACTGATAATGAAAACAAATTATTCATTAAGATCAAGACTTGAAAATAGTGACGAGATATTTTACACATAAATTAGGACTTGACCCACCTCTCTTGGTCCCCGCCTCTTTCTTCTTCCTATCACCGCACCTCTCTTGGTCCCCGCCTCTTTCTTCTTCCTATCACCGCACCTCTCTTGGTCCGGGCCTCTTTCTTCCTGGTCCCCACTCTCAGAGGAGGAATAAAGCATCTTTTTGTCGAATCTTTAAGGTACAATGTTTACAATGAAATGAGCTGATTCTATGCACTTACGTCATAAAAACCTCTTTACTCAATTGCAGACTTATAGACAAGAAGTCATTCACTTCCTTGAGGATGTGACAGAAGAAACTGCTGAGATTATACCTGTCGGCTTCAATAACAATATCCGCTGGAATCTTGGTCATATCTACTTAGATCAGTACTTATGGATTGAAACTCTAATTAAAGAGAAAACAGAAGTTCCTGAAATTTTTCACTCTTGGTTTGGATTTGGTACATCTCCTGCTGATTTTCAAGAGAGTACGCCATCCTTAGTGGAACTTAGATCCTTATTAACAGAGCAACCTAAACGAATTCGCGAAACCTATAGTCATCGATTAGAAGAAATCTCCCCCCCAACAGAGATGGGCATGCAAACGATTGAGCAGGTACTAATCCGCACCATCTTTCATGAAGGCATGCATCTGCAAGCAATGATAAATCTAAAAAACATCTACATGAAGAGGTTCAATAATGGAAAACAGAAGCATAACAAGGAAAAATCCTAAAAGTGTACCAGCACCGTAGGAAATTACACACACATTACGAAGATTCCAAGAAACTCAGAACTCTATGTTTGCTCAGGACAAATCGGGGTGGACTCACAGGGGAATATTCCACAACATTTAAACATTCAAGTTACTAATACCTTCTCAAATATTAAATCTGTGCTGCATTCAGAAGCACTTTCTGCTGAACATATTATTAAGGTCAATGTCTGGGCAACAGAGCAAATCGAATGGGATCATTTCTACGCTGAATGGAATGACTTATTTAGTACTGACTATCCAGCTATGACGATTGGTTATCTAACCGCACTTGGCTTACCTGAGATAAAAATCGAGATTGAAATCTGGGCAGCCAAGCCTTAATTTTTTCCTTTCTCTGCATCCGTTCCCATTCAATTAGTTAATTCGTCTTTTTAATAAATAGTCATTTCCCAAAGCTCAAGATCATTCAGCACCAAATCATACGGATCTTTGATTTCATTCCAGTGTACGCTTTTCCTATTAGATAATGGCAGATGCTCCTGTCCATTAAGACTTGTAAAATATTCAATCCTACCGCTAGCGTGAATTGCTTCTTCTAAGTAAGAGTACAAAAGTTTCATGCACTTATCTTCGAAGGGTATGGTGCTCTTATGACGTTTTCGATGCAGCTCGTGAGCTAGAGGAATATAATTAGAAGCGACCGAGACCTGATGTTTGAATGAAAAATGCGGACTATACGAGAACCTTGTCTTCCGTTCGTCATCGTAGTTATTTTCAAAATAAAGAGAGGTAAAGTCAAGTTCACTCTCGTATACGTTCGGCTTATCAGCAGAGATTGGCTTATCCCCAAATGAACCAACCGGCAATTTCATGGGTGAGGCGATATA
Coding sequences within:
- a CDS encoding SRPBCC domain-containing protein, coding for MSNPSNRVDTASRIIHALPEEVYSAFINPERLIIWLPPEGMTGSIDTFDAKEGGIYRMTLTYHDLDGTTTSKTSDNTDVVHAEFLTLIPNKKIVQAIIFDSEDPTFAGKMIQTWLFEPFLEGTKVKIICENVPEGVRKEDHDVGLRSTLENLAGFMEGKTV
- a CDS encoding IS256 family transposase, translated to MTQFNFNVDMDVIKEELIGSNLNATIKSSIILILNQMMEQERDEYLKSSSYERTEDRVDYRNGYYKRDYMLSIGKITLKVPRSRNGKFSPSLFERYQRTDQALIATMVEMVVQGVSTRKVTQAVVKLCGENVSKSFVSSLTERLDPFVKEWSSRSLVGKEYPYIYTDALYIKVREYQKVVSKAVYIAVGVNEDHKREIIGFHITHDETKAGWESFFESLQSRGLLSPKLVISDAHKGLKAAIHEAFTGSSWQRCTVHFKRNIFSALPKKETETFRSLVKDIFTRQTQKEARALYQEIASNYEGQKKYENALNKLEEGLEDAIQYMSEQKSYHPLLRSTNNLERLNSEVRRREGVIRIFPNQQSAFRLIGAVLKDYDELKLCKRKYLPET
- a CDS encoding DinB family protein, which translates into the protein MHLRHKNLFTQLQTYRQEVIHFLEDVTEETAEIIPVGFNNNIRWNLGHIYLDQYLWIETLIKEKTEVPEIFHSWFGFGTSPADFQESTPSLVELRSLLTEQPKRIRETYSHRLEEISPPTEMGMQTIEQVLIRTIFHEGMHLQAMINLKNIYMKRFNNGKQKHNKEKS